In the Deltaproteobacteria bacterium genome, one interval contains:
- a CDS encoding DUF2505 family protein, producing the protein MNKTIKHRFPVGKKVFWEKVYFDADYTKGLFLEGMNCESFEVLSESGSVDTKLVRAIKSTPRVEMPKALKKVLGDAISYTESGTYDSSTGRYSFEVKTSALPDKIKISGIYWVEEVGENEVERICELTFEVKVFGVGKLVEQFIAQSYVENQQNADAYTAAWIARELT; encoded by the coding sequence ATGAATAAGACAATCAAGCACCGCTTTCCCGTTGGTAAAAAAGTATTCTGGGAGAAAGTGTATTTTGATGCTGATTATACAAAAGGGCTTTTTCTTGAAGGTATGAACTGCGAGAGCTTTGAAGTGCTCAGTGAATCAGGAAGTGTTGATACCAAGCTTGTCCGGGCGATTAAGAGCACACCTCGAGTGGAAATGCCGAAGGCACTGAAGAAGGTTTTAGGCGATGCGATTTCTTATACGGAGTCAGGGACCTACGACTCAAGTACCGGACGCTACTCCTTTGAAGTAAAAACTTCAGCTCTGCCAGATAAAATCAAAATCAGTGGTATTTATTGGGTGGAAGAAGTTGGTGAAAACGAGGTGGAACGTATCTGCGAATTAACCTTCGAGGTGAAGGTCTTTGGAGTCGGTAAGCTCGTCGAGCAGTTCATTGCCCAGAGTTATGTTGAGAATCAGCAAAATGCCGACGCATATACTGCGGCCTGGATTGCTCGGGAGCTGACCTGA